The following is a genomic window from Coriobacteriia bacterium.
GTTCGTCGAGGGCTACTACAAGGCATGCGAGGACGGCGACTGGACGGGCGCGTTCGACGCTCTTCCGGTAGACAAGAAGGCCGGCAACTCGCCGGACGCTCTGAAGGAGCAGGTCAGCGGCTACGGCATCAAGGGTTTCAAGATCACCGGTGCGACGACCGAGGGTGACAAGAGTATCGTCAAGGTCGAGCAGGTCACCGGCCAGTACGGCACGTTCGAGAACACGTGGACGTTCGTCAAGGGCGACAAGGGCGTCTGGCTTGTCGAGAGCAAGGCCGTCACCGGCATGAAGTAGTGCCCACGGCATGAGTGCACGACAGTGCGGCCGCCCCGAAAGGGGCGGCCGTTTCGTGTTCGGGGGAAAGGCCGCGCAGTCGGTGGCGAGTGCTACGCTGGCGCGTATGCATCCAGCCCTTGCACAGATCATCGTTCCCGGGACCGACGACGACGTGAGCGCCGCCTACGCCACGCTTCCCGAGCGCGCGCGCGATGCCGTCTTCGGGTTCGAGGACGAGGTGTGTATCGTCGATCTGGAGACCACCGGCTACGACGCTTCGCGAGATCGCATCATGGAGATCGCCGCAGCGGTGATGAGGGGTCCCGAGGTTCTTGACCGGTTCGCGACCTTCGTCGACCCGCTCATGCCGGTACCGCTGGAGATCACCAAGCTCACGGGAATCGACGACGCGATGCTTGAGGGGGCCCCTGGAGCGGAGGTTGCGGTGGGTCGGCTGCTCGAGTTCATCGGCGATCGGGACGTCGTCGCTCACAACGCATCGTTTGACCGCTCGTTCGTCCGGAGCGTGACGGGCTCACTTCCCGGCCGCGGCGAGTGGATCGACTCGCTGGTGCTGTGCAGGCTGGGGATGCCGCGGCTGCGGAGCCACCGGCTGCAGGATCTGCGGCTGGCGTTCGCCCCCGAGATCGATGGTGCCGCACATCGAGCAGACGCCGATGTGGAGGCGCTCTGTCACGTATGGAGATGTGCTCTTGTGGGCATCTCCGACCTCGATCCGGGGGTGTTGTCGCGAATCGTCGGCCTCGGCGACGGCGCGGCGTGGGCAGAGCGCGGCTGGCTTGCCCGGATAGCCGCCGCCAACACCAGCGCGGGCTACGACCTCAAAGAGGTGCGTCGCCGAAGGGTGGCTGCAGACAAGGCCGAGGTGCTGGACGACGCACACGAGGTCGCCTGCGTCTGCCCGGATGTCGAGAGCGTATGCGCCCACTTCAGCCAGACCGGTGCAGCCGGGCGCATGTACGAGGGATACGAGCATCGTGCCGAGCAGGTGCAGATGGCGCGCGCGGTCATCGCTGCGTTCGAGCACTCCACGATGGCCGCCATCGAAGCCGGGACCGGCGTGGGCAAGTCAGTGGCCTATCTGGTTCCGGCGGCCCTGTTCGCCCTGGAGAACCGGGTGGGCGTCGGAATCGCCACTAAGACGAACGCGCTCATGGACCAGCTCGTCTACCACGAGCTGCCCCGGCTGAAGACCGCTCTGGGCGAGGATCTACGCTACGCGGCGCTCAAGGGATACGACCACTACCCGTGCTTGCGCAAGATGGAGCGGGCGGCCGGCGAACTCGACGACACCGCCGAACCGGAGTACGTGGGGGCCCTTGCGATGCTTCTTGCCTGGTCCAGTCAAAGCGCCTGGGGCGATCTGGACGCCGTCAACCTGCACTGGCGTCGGGAGCTTCGGGCGGCGGTACAGGCGAGTCAAGCCGACTGCACCCATCGGCGCTGCCGCTTCTTTCCCAACCTGTGCTATCTACACGGCGTGCGCAGGCGGGCCGCGAGCGCACATATCGTGGTCACGAACCACGCGCTGCTCTTTCGCGATGTGGTCGCGCAGGGAGGCATCCTGCCGCCGATCAGGCACTGGATCGTGGACGAGGCCCACTCGGCTGAAGCTGAGGCGCGCAAGCAGCTGACCGTCGGAGCGGCGCACCTCGAACTGGCCACCGTGCTCTCCGGGCTTCATGGCCGGCGTGGCGGGGTCCTCGACGCTATCGGCCGCATTCTGAAGGGCCGTGAGGGCGCGGAGTCTGCGCTGGTGCCGATCGTCCGGATGGAGGAGGAGTGCCAGCGGTGCGCGACGCTCACTGACTCGCTGTTCGACTTCGTCAAGGACCTCGCACCGCTGGCTGGATCAAGCGAGTATGACTCGGCCGAGGTGTGGGTGACGCCGGAGATTCGCCAGAGTGGTCCCTGGGGCACCGTCGCATCCACGGGCGCGTCGCTCGCCAAACGGCTTGCGCGGGTGCTCGAAGAGGGCAAGACCCTTGGCGGAGCGCTCGAGGACCTTGGTCCCGAGCTGGCCGATCAGCGGGCGGACCTGAGCGGTCTGCTGGCTCGTCTGGCGGACCAGAGGGACGGGCTGGTAGCGGTTGTCGACGGCGAGGACGGGACGCTCGTGTACTCGGCCGTGCTGGACCGGCGACGGGGGGTCGATGCCGAACGGCTGGTGGCGGCTCGTCTCGACGTGGGCGAGGTGCTGGCCGACGACCTCTTCGGTCGCGTCAGCAGCGTGGTCTTCACGTCGGCCACCATCGCCGCAGGGGACTCCTTCAGTCACTTCGCACATGGGGTCGGGCTGGATCTGCTGCCCCCCGATCGCTGGGCGACGCTGCGGTTGGCCTCAAGCTACGACCTTGAGCGCCAGATGGCGGTGTTCGTCCCGACAGACCTGCCGCCGCCGAACGAAGACGGCTACCTGGAGGTGCTCGAGGGGCTGCTCGAGGAGGTGCACGTGGCGATGGGGGGCAGCGTACTCACGCTGTTCACGAACCGAAGAGACATGGAGCGCCTCCATGCCCTGCTGGAGCCGCGCCTACGTGGCGAGGGAATCGACCTGATCATGCAGCGGCGAGGCACGTCGGCCAAGCGGCTGCGCGACGAGTTCCTCGCGGACGAGCGGCTGAGCCTGTTCGCGCTCAAGAGCTTCTGGGAGGGGTTCGATGCCAAGGGCGACACGTTGCGCTGCGTCGTCGTCCCTCGCCTGCCGTTTGGGCGCCCGACCGATCCCTTGTCGTGCGAAAGAGAGCGCCGGGAGGGGAGGGCGGCGTGGTCACGGTACGCGCTGCCGGAGGCGGTCATCGAGCTGAAGCAGGCCGCCGGCAGGCTGATTCGCTCCAACGAGGAC
Proteins encoded in this region:
- a CDS encoding helicase C-terminal domain-containing protein; this translates as MFGGKAAQSVASATLARMHPALAQIIVPGTDDDVSAAYATLPERARDAVFGFEDEVCIVDLETTGYDASRDRIMEIAAAVMRGPEVLDRFATFVDPLMPVPLEITKLTGIDDAMLEGAPGAEVAVGRLLEFIGDRDVVAHNASFDRSFVRSVTGSLPGRGEWIDSLVLCRLGMPRLRSHRLQDLRLAFAPEIDGAAHRADADVEALCHVWRCALVGISDLDPGVLSRIVGLGDGAAWAERGWLARIAAANTSAGYDLKEVRRRRVAADKAEVLDDAHEVACVCPDVESVCAHFSQTGAAGRMYEGYEHRAEQVQMARAVIAAFEHSTMAAIEAGTGVGKSVAYLVPAALFALENRVGVGIATKTNALMDQLVYHELPRLKTALGEDLRYAALKGYDHYPCLRKMERAAGELDDTAEPEYVGALAMLLAWSSQSAWGDLDAVNLHWRRELRAAVQASQADCTHRRCRFFPNLCYLHGVRRRAASAHIVVTNHALLFRDVVAQGGILPPIRHWIVDEAHSAEAEARKQLTVGAAHLELATVLSGLHGRRGGVLDAIGRILKGREGAESALVPIVRMEEECQRCATLTDSLFDFVKDLAPLAGSSEYDSAEVWVTPEIRQSGPWGTVASTGASLAKRLARVLEEGKTLGGALEDLGPELADQRADLSGLLARLADQRDGLVAVVDGEDGTLVYSAVLDRRRGVDAERLVAARLDVGEVLADDLFGRVSSVVFTSATIAAGDSFSHFAHGVGLDLLPPDRWATLRLASSYDLERQMAVFVPTDLPPPNEDGYLEVLEGLLEEVHVAMGGSVLTLFTNRRDMERLHALLEPRLRGEGIDLIMQRRGTSAKRLRDEFLADERLSLFALKSFWEGFDAKGDTLRCVVVPRLPFGRPTDPLSCERERREGRAAWSRYALPEAVIELKQAAGRLIRSNEDTGCLVIADARVVQKGYGARFLDALPVADVERMPRADVIAEVQRRFGRAATD